The following proteins are co-located in the Schistocerca nitens isolate TAMUIC-IGC-003100 chromosome 2, iqSchNite1.1, whole genome shotgun sequence genome:
- the LOC126235651 gene encoding cyclin-dependent kinase 2-associated protein 1-like — protein sequence MMMDDDIQSVDSPMTPSAAATMMLPADLMSSPGAFPTALGSGANVLRQHPAIPPAPPGQSKYAQLLAVIEEMGKDIRPTYAGSKSSAERLKRGIVHARILVRECLMETERSARQ from the coding sequence ATGATGATGGATGATGACATTCAAAGTGTGGACTCACCAATGACGCCAAGTGCAGCGGCAACAATGATGCTTCCAGCTGATCTTATGTCATCTCCAGGAGCATTTCCCACAGCTCTTGGAAGCGGAGCCAACGTTCTCAGACAGCATCCAGCGATTCCTCCAGCGCCTCCCGGGCAGTCGAAGTATGCCCAGTTGCTTGCAGTTATTGAAGAAATGGGAAAGGATATCAGGCCAACTTACGCCGGGAGTAAGAGTTCCGCAGAGCGACTGAAAAGAGGAATAGTCCACGCACGAATCCTCGTACGTGAATGCCTGATGGAGACCGAAAGGAGTGCGAGACAATGA